In the Arthrobacter sp. 31Y genome, one interval contains:
- a CDS encoding phage holin family protein, protein MSSPADLPPTEAHMKAETLPLGELLGDLTRDVSTLMRQEVELAKAELKESATKAGKGAGMLGGAAYAGHITVLFLSIALWWALGQLVGPGWSAVIVAVIWGIIAAVLATLGRKELNTIKGMPRTAETVKEIPPALKPNTEESR, encoded by the coding sequence ATGAGCAGTCCCGCCGATCTGCCTCCCACAGAAGCCCACATGAAGGCGGAGACTCTTCCCCTCGGCGAGCTCTTGGGTGACCTGACGCGGGACGTTTCAACGTTGATGCGTCAGGAAGTGGAACTGGCCAAGGCAGAACTCAAGGAGTCCGCCACCAAAGCAGGCAAGGGCGCGGGAATGCTGGGCGGAGCGGCTTACGCCGGCCACATCACCGTGCTGTTCCTGTCCATTGCCCTGTGGTGGGCGTTGGGCCAGCTTGTTGGCCCCGGGTGGTCCGCCGTCATTGTTGCGGTCATTTGGGGAATCATCGCTGCGGTCCTGGCCACGCTGGGCCGCAAGGAACTGAACACCATCAAGGGCATGCCCCGGACCGCTGAAACGGTCAAGGAAATACCCCCGGCTTTGAAACCGAACACTGAGGAGTCACGATGA
- a CDS encoding zinc-dependent metalloprotease, which produces MVSSARDSSAGAPSLINWDLAASTAARLAPPGPELSAGEIGKAVDNLRFNADISVPHVHDITGLDAARDLRDSHVLVVDRASWSKANTQSFAVMLQPALKKMLDSRSGVSMTPAAAAASGAITGAQLGTVLAFLSSKVLGQYDPFAALAPDSNVPPGGRLLLVAPNIISVERELNVHPDDFRLWVCLHEQTHRVQFAAAPWLRHHMLDEIEKLSGNLLGNMDTLVERAGAVAKSLRDRNPTEKTPGRGAILDLLQNPEEKASLSHITAVMSLLEGHANVVMDAVDSSIVPSVKTIRQRFNERGKDRGVVEKFIRNLLGLDAKMRQYTDGAKFVREVVAVAGMEGFNRVWESAEYLPTEEEIHNSKLWLERMGL; this is translated from the coding sequence ATGGTGTCATCTGCCCGAGATTCGTCAGCAGGGGCCCCGTCCCTGATCAATTGGGACCTGGCCGCCTCTACGGCTGCCCGGCTTGCCCCTCCCGGTCCGGAGCTTAGCGCCGGCGAGATCGGCAAGGCCGTGGATAATCTGCGCTTCAACGCGGATATCTCCGTCCCGCACGTGCATGACATCACCGGCTTGGATGCCGCGAGGGACCTGCGTGATTCGCACGTTCTTGTAGTGGACAGGGCGTCGTGGTCCAAAGCCAATACGCAGAGTTTCGCCGTGATGCTCCAACCCGCGCTGAAAAAGATGCTGGACAGCCGCAGCGGAGTGTCCATGACCCCCGCCGCGGCGGCCGCTAGCGGTGCCATCACCGGCGCCCAGCTCGGCACCGTGCTGGCGTTCCTCTCCAGCAAGGTCCTCGGCCAGTACGATCCCTTTGCTGCGCTGGCCCCGGATTCCAACGTTCCCCCGGGCGGCAGGCTCTTGTTGGTGGCGCCGAACATCATCTCCGTGGAGCGTGAACTCAACGTGCATCCGGACGACTTCCGTCTCTGGGTTTGCCTGCACGAACAGACTCACCGGGTCCAGTTCGCTGCCGCACCGTGGCTCCGACACCACATGCTGGACGAGATCGAGAAGCTCAGCGGCAACCTCTTGGGCAACATGGATACGTTGGTTGAACGCGCCGGCGCCGTAGCCAAGTCTCTGCGGGACCGTAACCCCACGGAGAAGACACCGGGCCGTGGCGCCATTCTGGACCTCCTCCAGAACCCGGAGGAAAAAGCTTCTCTGTCCCACATCACGGCCGTCATGAGCCTTCTGGAAGGCCACGCCAACGTGGTGATGGATGCCGTGGATTCGAGCATCGTCCCGTCCGTGAAGACCATCCGCCAGCGCTTCAATGAGCGCGGCAAGGACCGCGGCGTGGTGGAGAAGTTCATCCGCAACCTCCTCGGCCTGGATGCCAAGATGCGCCAGTACACCGATGGCGCCAAGTTCGTCCGCGAAGTGGTGGCCGTGGCCGGCATGGAGGGCTTCAACCGGGTGTGGGAGTCCGCCGAGTACCTGCCCACCGAAGAAGAGATCCACAACTCCAAGCTGTGGCTTGAGCGGATGGGGCTTTGA
- a CDS encoding DUF3618 domain-containing protein — MTQNPDALRADIEETRRRLSTNVDAVADKVTPSHIVNRRVDKIKTAVFGARDDASDAAGNAAHRAGEAVSDVANNVSGAVSDLGDAPQVLTRKAQGSPLAAGLIAFGAGLLVASLFPASEKEREAAQAVKEAAQPLTDELSHAAQEVAEHLREPAQDAMQNVKDSATEAAANVKDEGQAAAADVQDRAGTAKDNLSNQ, encoded by the coding sequence ATGACGCAGAACCCCGACGCCCTGCGCGCCGATATCGAAGAAACTCGCCGGCGGCTGAGCACCAATGTTGATGCCGTGGCTGACAAGGTCACGCCCTCGCATATCGTCAACCGCCGTGTGGACAAGATCAAGACTGCGGTCTTCGGAGCCCGTGATGACGCCAGCGATGCTGCTGGTAACGCCGCGCACAGGGCTGGTGAGGCCGTTTCCGACGTCGCCAACAATGTTTCCGGCGCCGTTTCGGATCTTGGCGATGCTCCTCAGGTGTTGACTCGCAAGGCGCAGGGCAGCCCGCTTGCCGCAGGCCTCATTGCCTTCGGCGCAGGTTTGCTGGTGGCCTCCCTGTTCCCCGCCTCAGAGAAGGAACGGGAAGCTGCCCAAGCAGTTAAGGAAGCAGCGCAGCCGCTGACTGATGAACTCAGCCACGCAGCCCAGGAAGTTGCCGAGCACCTGCGCGAGCCCGCTCAGGATGCCATGCAGAACGTCAAGGACAGCGCCACGGAAGCAGCAGCAAACGTCAAGGACGAAGGACAGGCAGCCGCCGCTGACGTCCAGGACCGCGCTGGCACCGCCAAGGACAACCTCAGCAACCAATAA
- a CDS encoding type IV toxin-antitoxin system AbiEi family antitoxin domain-containing protein, translating into MAIPELILASDATRIGQDARYLAKQAKRGELVRIRRGAYIRAAYWAQLNERQRHGLQAAALVNAAKTPPLFNLQTAALLWGLGIVSVPKRLCTVTDDPRGGRSKHGIRRSLGSLDSGQAQLGSFQVTDKVRTTVELAAALNFAEALSVVDSSRRNQRLGDAFEAGDWNKDKAWGPPARMDELAEATSALTSASRRRRAQSILELSSEKSESVGESMSRAQMILLNYPMPSLQGAFTLRNGRTARTDFWWPELDLVGEFDGQGKYLRHELRGNQTIQQAVMAEKARENGLRALGLTVIRWDWSDMMNPRVFARILNDGGLHSVRAA; encoded by the coding sequence ATGGCCATTCCGGAACTCATACTTGCTTCAGATGCGACGCGCATTGGACAGGACGCCCGATACCTTGCGAAGCAGGCCAAACGTGGCGAGCTTGTTCGGATTCGACGGGGTGCTTATATTCGCGCTGCCTATTGGGCGCAATTGAACGAGCGCCAGCGGCACGGACTTCAAGCAGCCGCACTGGTCAATGCGGCCAAGACACCTCCCCTCTTCAACTTGCAGACGGCCGCACTCTTGTGGGGGCTGGGCATAGTGAGTGTGCCGAAGCGTTTATGCACCGTCACTGATGACCCAAGGGGCGGCAGGTCAAAGCACGGAATCCGGAGAAGTCTGGGCTCCCTCGATAGCGGGCAGGCCCAGCTGGGCTCCTTCCAAGTCACAGACAAGGTCCGCACCACAGTCGAGCTGGCGGCTGCACTGAACTTTGCCGAGGCCTTGTCCGTTGTGGACTCCAGTCGAAGAAATCAAAGGTTGGGCGACGCTTTTGAGGCCGGCGATTGGAACAAGGACAAGGCGTGGGGGCCACCGGCGCGCATGGACGAACTGGCCGAAGCTACTTCCGCTCTCACCAGTGCCTCAAGGAGACGACGTGCCCAATCGATTCTGGAACTCTCTTCAGAAAAGTCCGAATCAGTGGGTGAATCCATGAGTCGAGCCCAAATGATCTTGCTCAACTACCCCATGCCCAGCCTCCAAGGCGCTTTTACGCTGAGAAACGGACGAACTGCCCGAACTGATTTCTGGTGGCCCGAACTCGATCTGGTGGGGGAATTCGATGGGCAAGGAAAATACTTGCGACATGAGTTGCGGGGAAACCAGACCATCCAGCAAGCAGTCATGGCGGAAAAGGCCAGAGAAAATGGTTTGCGGGCACTGGGGCTTACCGTCATTCGCTGGGACTGGTCCGACATGATGAACCCACGCGTGTTCGCACGCATTTTGAACGACGGCGGTCTTCACTCCGTGCGTGCGGCTTAA
- the dacB gene encoding D-alanyl-D-alanine carboxypeptidase/D-alanyl-D-alanine endopeptidase: MGVKNGGARKRDTPVWGRFAWPLLLTTVLLCLGAVVVVGMFPGLFSVPKPPPSIPAWHKVPDRLSEVNSVLPLDARAPLPVPAQVAKLLDATLKPDGAGSISGVVLDASTGQVLFDRDANANRIPASNMKLLTAVAALKALGPESRFTTRVLGSEDPSTVVLTGGGDALLGSGASEPTAVLGRAGLVSLAADTAAALAAAGVAGPVTLRVDDSLFTGAPLNPAWSLDDVAAGETAPLFSLALNSGRYSPDVLTGPRPQDSAITTAQAFAEQLAAAGVAVSPGVERGKGLPAKVLAAAESATVSEQVDLMLESSDNFLAEALGRMTALSSGQAGTYDGATAAVRQRLGELGIATDSMQLADVSGLALENQVSAHQFAEVVRAITSGPDLALRTALDGFPVAGLTGTLDDRYLDAGTSEGAGLVRAKTGTLNTVIALSGYVVDADGRLLVFSFIGNGLDPGAAGNKVAMDRSASVLAACGCQG; encoded by the coding sequence ATGGGCGTTAAAAACGGGGGTGCCCGCAAGCGGGATACGCCGGTGTGGGGGCGCTTTGCATGGCCGCTGCTACTGACCACAGTTTTGTTGTGCCTTGGCGCCGTAGTGGTGGTGGGGATGTTTCCGGGCCTGTTCAGTGTGCCCAAGCCGCCGCCTTCGATTCCCGCCTGGCATAAGGTGCCGGACCGCCTGTCCGAGGTCAACAGTGTGCTTCCGTTGGATGCCAGGGCGCCCCTGCCCGTGCCTGCCCAGGTGGCGAAACTCCTGGACGCCACGCTCAAACCGGATGGTGCGGGAAGCATCAGCGGCGTGGTGTTGGACGCATCCACTGGTCAAGTTCTCTTCGACCGGGACGCCAACGCCAACCGCATCCCGGCCTCGAACATGAAGCTGCTGACCGCCGTCGCAGCCTTGAAGGCGCTCGGTCCGGAATCCCGGTTCACCACCCGTGTGCTCGGATCCGAGGACCCCTCCACAGTGGTTCTGACCGGTGGAGGGGATGCGCTGCTGGGTTCCGGCGCCTCCGAACCCACCGCCGTTCTTGGGCGCGCAGGACTCGTATCATTGGCTGCGGACACGGCTGCCGCTTTGGCCGCGGCCGGGGTGGCGGGGCCGGTCACCCTTCGCGTTGACGACTCCCTCTTTACCGGCGCACCCCTCAACCCGGCATGGAGCCTGGACGACGTCGCCGCCGGAGAAACCGCGCCCCTGTTCTCCCTGGCGTTGAACTCCGGCCGCTACAGCCCCGACGTTCTCACCGGACCCAGGCCCCAGGATTCGGCCATCACCACCGCCCAGGCGTTCGCCGAGCAGTTGGCGGCTGCCGGCGTCGCGGTGAGTCCCGGCGTCGAACGCGGCAAAGGCCTCCCCGCCAAGGTGTTGGCTGCTGCTGAGTCGGCCACCGTCAGCGAGCAAGTGGACCTCATGCTCGAGTCTTCGGACAACTTCCTCGCCGAAGCGTTGGGGCGCATGACCGCTTTGTCGTCCGGCCAGGCAGGGACGTACGACGGCGCCACTGCGGCCGTGCGGCAAAGGCTGGGGGAGTTGGGGATCGCCACGGATTCGATGCAGTTGGCCGACGTTTCGGGCCTTGCCTTGGAGAACCAGGTCTCCGCCCACCAGTTTGCCGAGGTTGTCCGTGCCATCACCAGCGGGCCGGACCTTGCCCTGCGGACCGCGCTCGATGGTTTCCCGGTAGCCGGACTCACCGGGACCCTGGATGACCGGTACCTGGACGCCGGAACATCCGAGGGCGCCGGGCTGGTACGCGCCAAGACCGGGACCTTGAATACCGTGATCGCGTTGAGCGGTTATGTGGTGGACGCTGATGGCCGGCTGCTGGTGTTCTCGTTCATCGGCAATGGGCTGGACCCCGGCGCCGCGGGCAACAAGGTGGCAATGGACCGTTCGGCGTCGGTGCTTGCCGCGTGCGGTTGCCAAGGCTGA
- the tilS gene encoding tRNA lysidine(34) synthetase TilS has translation MQNALASAGYPSHVLVACSGGPDSLALAAIAAYFARRGHVDGHPVSVAGVVVDHQLQEGSAEVASRTAAVLRELGLSPVEVRTVDVAATGFGPEAAARDARHAALESAASGLGCDAILLGHTLDDQAEQVLLGLARGSGTRSLAGMRPARGRLLRPFLGLRREETLEICRAEELSPWHDPSNSDPAFARSRTRVEVMPVLEEKLGPGVAESLARTAAILQQDADFLEDLANETYLSLVQREGRDAWLPEDAVRELPAALRFRVIAKAAADVGGQQPGYGRLHAAEALLRRQGSAGPVELPGQVSVFRLSLNDLEQERSVPAGGSSAVSAGAAADGVPRLASPCGKLVFRHQKPSQQ, from the coding sequence TTGCAGAACGCCTTGGCCTCCGCGGGCTACCCCTCGCATGTGCTTGTTGCCTGCAGTGGAGGCCCGGATTCGTTGGCTTTGGCCGCCATAGCCGCCTACTTCGCCAGGCGTGGTCACGTGGACGGACACCCAGTATCTGTTGCAGGTGTGGTGGTGGATCATCAGCTGCAGGAGGGCTCTGCGGAAGTCGCCTCCCGCACCGCCGCAGTGCTGCGTGAACTGGGTCTATCTCCGGTGGAAGTGCGCACCGTGGACGTTGCAGCAACTGGTTTTGGACCCGAGGCTGCGGCCAGGGATGCTCGTCATGCTGCTTTGGAATCCGCTGCATCCGGGCTTGGCTGTGACGCGATCCTGCTCGGCCACACGCTGGACGACCAAGCAGAGCAAGTACTCCTGGGCTTGGCCCGTGGGTCCGGAACACGGTCACTCGCTGGCATGAGGCCCGCCCGGGGGCGCCTGCTCAGGCCCTTCCTCGGCCTTCGCCGTGAGGAAACGCTGGAAATTTGCCGGGCGGAGGAGCTCTCTCCCTGGCATGACCCCAGCAACTCCGATCCCGCTTTCGCCAGGTCAAGGACGCGTGTTGAAGTGATGCCCGTTTTGGAAGAGAAGCTCGGCCCGGGGGTGGCTGAGTCGCTGGCGAGGACCGCTGCAATCCTGCAGCAAGACGCGGACTTCCTCGAAGACCTCGCCAACGAGACCTATCTCTCACTTGTCCAGCGCGAAGGCAGGGACGCGTGGCTTCCCGAAGACGCCGTCCGTGAGCTGCCCGCAGCGCTCAGGTTCCGCGTCATCGCGAAGGCGGCGGCCGACGTCGGCGGTCAACAACCCGGCTACGGGCGCCTTCACGCTGCGGAAGCCCTGCTTCGCCGGCAAGGGTCGGCGGGACCTGTGGAGCTTCCCGGCCAAGTCAGTGTGTTCCGCTTGTCCCTCAATGATTTGGAGCAGGAACGCTCTGTTCCCGCGGGTGGTTCGTCAGCTGTTTCGGCGGGTGCTGCGGCTGACGGCGTTCCCCGACTGGCCTCCCCCTGTGGGAAGCTAGTATTCCGGCATCAGAAACCGTCCCAACAGTAG
- a CDS encoding RDD family protein has protein sequence MSTPKPSTSTGLVDPLTGRAVRRHTDTGAYFVKASGTAHFWGRVLDAVVFLVGYVVLAVIAAVVREAMMNSGSALGYNDGLWLTLYVVLWFVGLFIYGMIWGSVGSVGDAAAGMRSVRIKNGTTAGAWLGGWRAICWSFFPFFVVMLIASAISGGGDDTWDPKFAAMDRRSGIAQGQQPIPDPKVAAAEQAAAAERQNLPNLYGQRPDARP, from the coding sequence ATGAGCACTCCGAAACCCTCAACCTCCACCGGCTTGGTGGATCCGCTGACCGGACGCGCTGTCCGCCGCCACACCGATACCGGCGCGTACTTCGTCAAAGCCTCCGGAACAGCCCACTTCTGGGGCCGTGTGTTGGATGCCGTGGTGTTCCTGGTGGGCTACGTGGTGCTGGCCGTGATCGCCGCAGTTGTCCGCGAGGCCATGATGAACAGCGGCTCGGCATTGGGATACAACGACGGCTTGTGGCTGACGCTCTACGTGGTGCTGTGGTTTGTTGGGCTGTTTATTTACGGCATGATCTGGGGATCCGTGGGCAGCGTAGGCGACGCTGCGGCCGGTATGCGCTCTGTGCGGATCAAGAACGGCACGACGGCGGGAGCCTGGTTGGGCGGTTGGCGGGCCATCTGCTGGTCATTCTTCCCGTTCTTCGTGGTGATGCTCATTGCCTCCGCTATCAGCGGCGGCGGAGATGACACCTGGGACCCGAAGTTTGCGGCCATGGACCGGCGCTCGGGAATCGCGCAAGGCCAGCAGCCCATCCCGGACCCCAAGGTTGCGGCGGCAGAGCAGGCGGCCGCGGCAGAGCGGCAGAACCTGCCCAACCTCTACGGCCAGCGCCCGGATGCACGGCCGTAA
- the hpt gene encoding hypoxanthine phosphoribosyltransferase, whose translation MDSNDVQADLKHVLYTKEQIQTRIAELAAQIDKDYEGRDILIVGVLKGAVMVMADLARALHSHVSMDWMAVSSYGSGTQSSGVVRILKDLDTDLMGKDVLIVEDIIDSGLTLSWLKSNLESRGTASVEICTAFRKPTAAKVEIDVKYIGYDIPNEFVVGYGLDYAEKYRNLDFVGTLAPHVYE comes from the coding sequence GTGGATTCAAACGACGTCCAGGCAGATCTCAAGCACGTTCTTTACACCAAAGAGCAAATCCAAACGCGTATCGCGGAACTTGCGGCGCAGATCGACAAAGACTACGAAGGCCGCGACATCCTCATTGTCGGCGTCCTTAAGGGTGCGGTCATGGTCATGGCTGACCTCGCACGTGCGCTGCACAGCCACGTCAGCATGGACTGGATGGCAGTCTCGTCCTACGGCTCGGGCACTCAGTCCTCGGGTGTTGTCCGGATCCTGAAGGACCTCGACACCGACCTCATGGGCAAGGACGTCCTGATCGTCGAGGACATCATCGACTCCGGCCTGACCCTGTCCTGGCTCAAGTCCAACCTCGAATCCCGAGGCACGGCCAGCGTTGAAATCTGCACGGCTTTCCGCAAGCCGACCGCCGCCAAGGTGGAAATCGACGTCAAGTACATCGGCTACGACATCCCTAACGAATTCGTGGTGGGCTACGGCTTGGATTATGCCGAGAAGTACCGCAACCTGGACTTCGTGGGCACCCTGGCTCCGCACGTTTACGAGTAG
- the ftsH gene encoding ATP-dependent zinc metalloprotease FtsH: MKAKSFFKGPGIWIVVVVGLLLVAFATLAPGGSTRIDTKDGLELLSQSGKVEQAKIFDAENRVDLVLKDNLNLDGQDKGKNVQFFYVTDRGPDVVKAVTNANPDKGFTDQPVENNWFSGLFSLLIPVLLLGVLFWFLLSRMQGGGSKVMQFGKSKAKLVNKDMPQVTFSDVAGADEAVEELQEIKEFLQEPAKFQAVGAKIPKGVLLYGPPGTGKTLLARAVAGEAGVPFFSISGSDFVEMFVGVGASRVRDLFEQAKASSPAIIFVDEIDAVGRHRGAGIGGGNDEREQTLNQLLVEMDGFDVKTNVILIAATNRPDVLDPALLRPGRFDRQITVEAPDMIGREQILNVHAKGKPMAPGIDLKGVAKKTPGYTGADLANVLNEAALLTARSNANLIDDRALDEAIDRVMAGPQKRSRVMKELERKITAYHEGGHALVAAALRNSAPVTKITILPRGRALGYTMVIPEDDKYSITRNELLDQMAYAMGGRVAEEIVFHDPSTGASNDIEKATSTARKMVTQYGMSERVGAVKLGQGGGEPFLGRDAAQERNFSDQIAYVVDEEVRRLIDQAHDEAYAILTENRDVLDRLALELLERETLNQQEIADIFHDIRKRDFREIWLSKESRPVQSIPPVESRAEKAEREAQEEAKKARLDEPLDVVAPHAQGVSSQESFQAPQPDGGNDHPHHG, encoded by the coding sequence ATGAAAGCTAAGAGTTTCTTCAAGGGCCCGGGCATCTGGATTGTTGTCGTCGTTGGCTTGCTCCTGGTGGCATTCGCAACACTGGCTCCGGGCGGTTCCACGCGCATTGACACCAAAGATGGCCTCGAACTCCTTTCCCAAAGCGGGAAGGTTGAGCAGGCCAAGATTTTCGACGCTGAGAACCGCGTTGACCTGGTGCTTAAGGACAACCTGAACCTGGATGGCCAGGACAAGGGCAAGAATGTTCAGTTCTTCTACGTCACGGATCGTGGTCCGGATGTGGTCAAGGCTGTCACCAACGCCAACCCGGACAAGGGCTTCACGGACCAGCCGGTGGAGAATAACTGGTTCTCCGGCTTGTTCTCCTTGCTCATCCCTGTGCTGCTGCTTGGTGTCCTGTTCTGGTTCCTGCTTTCCCGCATGCAAGGTGGCGGCTCCAAGGTGATGCAGTTCGGCAAGTCCAAGGCCAAGCTGGTCAACAAGGACATGCCCCAGGTGACCTTCTCTGACGTCGCCGGCGCTGACGAAGCTGTGGAAGAGCTTCAGGAAATCAAGGAGTTCCTCCAGGAGCCGGCCAAGTTCCAGGCCGTTGGTGCCAAGATCCCCAAGGGTGTGCTGCTCTATGGCCCTCCAGGTACCGGTAAGACCCTGCTGGCACGCGCTGTTGCCGGCGAGGCCGGCGTTCCCTTCTTCTCCATCTCCGGCTCGGACTTCGTTGAAATGTTTGTCGGCGTTGGTGCTTCACGTGTCCGCGACCTCTTTGAGCAGGCCAAAGCAAGCTCCCCGGCCATCATCTTCGTTGATGAAATCGACGCCGTTGGACGTCACCGTGGTGCCGGCATCGGCGGCGGCAATGATGAGCGCGAGCAGACCCTGAACCAGCTCCTCGTTGAGATGGACGGCTTCGACGTCAAGACCAACGTCATCCTCATCGCGGCCACCAACCGGCCCGACGTCCTGGACCCTGCGTTGCTGCGTCCGGGCCGTTTCGATCGACAGATCACCGTGGAAGCACCGGACATGATTGGCCGTGAACAGATCCTCAACGTCCACGCCAAGGGCAAGCCGATGGCGCCGGGAATCGACCTCAAGGGTGTTGCCAAGAAGACTCCCGGTTACACGGGTGCGGACCTGGCCAACGTCCTGAATGAAGCCGCGTTGCTGACTGCGCGTTCCAATGCCAACCTGATCGACGACCGCGCGCTGGACGAGGCAATCGACCGCGTCATGGCGGGCCCGCAGAAGCGCAGCCGCGTCATGAAGGAACTCGAGCGCAAGATCACCGCGTACCACGAAGGCGGCCACGCACTCGTTGCTGCCGCATTGCGTAACTCCGCCCCGGTCACCAAGATCACCATCCTGCCCCGCGGGCGTGCTCTGGGCTACACCATGGTGATCCCTGAGGATGACAAGTACTCGATCACCCGCAACGAACTGCTGGACCAGATGGCCTACGCCATGGGCGGGCGCGTTGCGGAGGAAATCGTGTTCCACGATCCCTCTACGGGAGCCTCCAACGACATCGAAAAGGCCACCTCCACGGCCCGAAAGATGGTCACCCAGTACGGCATGAGCGAACGTGTTGGTGCCGTGAAGTTGGGCCAAGGCGGCGGTGAGCCGTTCCTCGGCCGCGACGCCGCGCAGGAGCGCAACTTTTCGGACCAGATCGCTTACGTTGTGGACGAGGAAGTGCGTCGTCTGATTGACCAGGCTCACGATGAGGCGTACGCCATCCTCACCGAGAACCGGGACGTTTTGGATCGTCTGGCACTGGAACTGCTGGAGCGGGAAACTCTGAACCAGCAGGAGATCGCGGATATCTTCCATGACATCCGGAAGCGTGATTTCCGTGAAATCTGGCTGTCCAAGGAATCCCGTCCGGTCCAGTCCATCCCGCCCGTGGAATCACGCGCCGAAAAGGCTGAACGCGAAGCCCAGGAAGAGGCCAAGAAGGCCCGCTTGGACGAGCCTTTGGACGTCGTGGCCCCGCACGCCCAGGGGGTCAGCAGCCAGGAGTCATTCCAGGCCCCGCAGCCCGACGGCGGCAACGACCACCCGCATCACGGCTAA
- a CDS encoding inorganic diphosphatase, whose amino-acid sequence MKHDVTIEIPKGSRVKYEVDHETGRVRLDRVLFTSMQYPTHYGFFENTLGEDGDPLDALVLLQDFDLHPGVIVESRPIGVFNMTDDGGGDAKVLCVPVDARFDHIQEVSDVSEFLIKEIEHFFTRYKDLEPGKWVKAEGWGDRAAAEAELEASIKRYVPAAH is encoded by the coding sequence ATGAAGCACGACGTGACCATCGAGATCCCCAAGGGATCGCGCGTCAAGTACGAAGTTGACCACGAAACCGGCCGTGTCCGCCTGGACCGCGTCCTGTTCACCTCCATGCAGTACCCCACGCACTACGGTTTCTTCGAGAACACCCTGGGCGAAGACGGCGACCCGTTGGACGCATTGGTGCTCCTGCAGGACTTCGATCTCCACCCGGGCGTCATCGTTGAATCCCGCCCCATCGGCGTCTTCAACATGACCGACGACGGCGGCGGAGACGCCAAGGTCCTCTGCGTTCCCGTTGACGCACGTTTCGACCACATCCAGGAAGTCAGTGACGTCAGCGAATTCCTGATCAAGGAAATCGAGCACTTCTTCACGCGCTACAAGGACCTGGAGCCCGGCAAGTGGGTCAAGGCTGAAGGTTGGGGCGACCGCGCCGCTGCCGAAGCCGAGCTGGAAGCTTCCATCAAGCGTTACGTTCCGGCAGCACACTAG
- the folE gene encoding GTP cyclohydrolase I FolE — MTHFDDDDDLAAAHGSAAGSTHGHKVDRPRIEAAVREILLAIGEDPERGGLLDTPKRVAKAYAEVFAGLHQHPADVLSTTFDLDHEELVLVKDIPFYSTCEHHLVPFHGVAHVGYIPSHDGKVTGLSKLARLVDIYARRPQVQERLTTQIVEALVKHLNPRGAIVVVECEHMCMSMRGIRKPGAKTVTSAVRGQLHDPATRAEAMSLILGR; from the coding sequence GTGACTCATTTCGACGACGACGACGACCTCGCCGCCGCCCACGGTTCCGCCGCGGGCTCCACGCACGGCCACAAGGTGGACCGGCCGCGCATTGAAGCGGCTGTCCGCGAGATCCTCTTGGCAATAGGTGAAGATCCTGAGCGTGGAGGCCTCTTGGACACGCCCAAGCGTGTGGCCAAGGCTTACGCCGAGGTCTTTGCAGGTCTGCATCAGCACCCTGCGGATGTCCTCTCCACCACGTTTGACCTCGACCATGAAGAGCTTGTCCTGGTAAAGGACATTCCCTTCTACTCCACGTGCGAGCATCACTTGGTGCCGTTCCACGGAGTGGCGCATGTTGGTTATATTCCGTCACATGACGGCAAAGTGACCGGCCTGAGCAAGTTGGCACGACTGGTGGATATCTATGCGCGGCGGCCTCAGGTGCAGGAACGCCTGACTACGCAGATCGTTGAGGCGCTCGTGAAGCACCTCAACCCGCGCGGCGCGATTGTCGTCGTCGAATGTGAACACATGTGCATGTCCATGCGCGGCATTCGCAAGCCTGGCGCAAAGACCGTCACCAGTGCGGTGCGCGGTCAACTCCATGACCCGGCCACCCGCGCCGAGGCCATGAGCCTCATACTCGGAAGGTAA